In Actinoplanes lobatus, the DNA window GTACCCGAAACGGGTTTTCAGAAGCGGCGCATGCCGCCGAACTGGCGGTCGCCGGCGTCGCCCAGGCCCGGCACGATGTAGGCCTTCTCGTTGAGGCCCTGGTCGATCGACGCGGTGACCAGGCGCAGCGGCAGGCCGGAGTCCCTCAGCCGGTCGACGCCCTCGGGGGCGGCCAGCACGCAGCAGATGATGATGTCGGTGCAGCCGCGGTCGGCGAGCAGCCGGCAGCAGTGCAGCAGCGAGCCGCCGGTGGCCAGCATCGGGTCGAGGACCAGGACCGGCTGGCCGGTCAGGTCGCCGGGCAGCGACTCCATGTAGGCGCGCGGCTCGTGCGTCTCCTCGTCCCGGGCCAGGCCGACGAAGCCCATCGACGACTCGGGCAGCAGCGCGAGCGCGGCGTCGGCCATGCCCAGACCGGCCCGGAGCACCGGGACGATCAGCGGCGGGTTGGCCAGCCGGGTGCCCTCGGTCGCCGCGACCGGCGTCTCGATGGGGTACTTCTCGACGGCGAAGAGGCGGGCCGCCTCGTAGACCACCATCGTGGTGAGTTCGTGCAGCGAGGCACGGAAGACCCCGGAGTCGGTCCCGGTACGGCGCATCGCGGTGAGCCGGGTCTGAGCCAGCGGGTGGTCTACGACAAGGACATCCACGGCAACAACCTAATCGTTCCAACATGATCAACTGCTACGGGGTTGCGTAGAATCGTTCTCATGACTGTGACAGCGGCCGCTGAACTGTCCGATCTCCGCTCGTTCCTGCACGGCCTCCCCGGGGTCGACAAGGTGGGCGTCGAGGCGCGGGCGGCTGCGCTCGCGACCCGGTCGATCAAGACGAGTTCCAAGGCCAAGGCGATCGACCTGGCCATCCGGATGGTGGACCTCACCACGCTGGAGGGCGCCGACACCCCCGGCAAGGTGCGGGCGCTCTGCGCCAAGGCGCGGCGGCCCGACCCCGCCGACCCCACCTGCCCGCCGGCTGCGGCGATCTGCGTCTACCCGGCGATGGTCAAGGTCGCCGCGGAGGCCCTGTCGGGCTCCGGAGTGCACCTGGCCAGCGTCGCGACCGCCTTCCCGTCCGGTCAGGCGCCGCTGGAGGTGAAGCTCGCCGACACCCGGGAGGCGGTCGCCGACGGCGCCGACGAGATCGACATGGTGATCAGCCGGGGCGCGTTCCTGGCCGGGGAGTACACGCGGGTCTTCGACGAGATCGCCGCGGTCAAGGAGGCGTGCGGCGGCGCCCACCTCAAGGTCATCCTGGAGACCGGTGAGCTGGCGACGTACGACAACATCCGCCGGGCCTCCTGGCTCGCGATGCTGGCCGGCGCCGACTTCATCAAGACCTCCACCGGCAAGGTGACGGTCAACGCCACCCTCCCGATCACCCTGGTCATGCTGGAGGCGGTCCGCGACTTCCGGGCCCGGCACGGGCGGATCATCGGGGTCAAACCGGCCGGCGGGATCAAGACCACCAAGGACGCGATCAAGTACCTCGTGCTGATCAACGAGACGGTGGGCGACGACTGGCTCAACCCCGACCGGTTCCGGTTCGGCGCCTCCTCGCTGCTCAACGACCTGCTCATGCAGCGCACCAAGCTGACCACCGGCCACTACGCCGGTCCGGACTACTTCACCCTGGACTGAGGCATGTTCGAGTACGCACCAGCACCCGAGTCCCGTTCCGTAGTCGACATCGCCGGGTCCTACGGGCTGTTCATCGACGGCGCCTTCGACGGCGGCAAGGACGGCAACGTCTTCAAAACGGTGAACCCGGCTACCGAGGAGGTGCTGGCCGAGGTCGCCGCGGCCGGCCCGGAGGACGTCGACCGGGCCGTGGCGGCGGCCCGCCGCGCCTTCGGCCCCTGGTCGGCCCTGCCCGGCGCCGAGCGCGCCAAGTACCTGTTCCGGATCGCCCGGATCATCCAGGAGCGCTCCCGCGAACTGGCCGTGCTCGAGTCACTGGACAACGGCAAGCCGATCAAGGAGTCGCGCGACGTCGACCTGCCGCTCGTGGCGGCACACTTCTTCTACTACGCGGGCTGGGCGGACAAGCTGGCGTACGCGGGCTTCGGCCCCGACCCGCGCCCGATCGGCGTGGCCGGCCAGGTCATCCCGTGGAACTTCCCGCTGCTCATGCTGGCCTGGAAGATCGCGCCCGCGCTGGCCACCGGCAACACCGTGGTGCTCAAGCCGGCCGAGACCACCCCGCTGTCCGCGCTCTTCTTCGCCGACGTGTGCCGCCAGGCCGAACTCCCGCCGGGCGTGGTCAACATCGTGACCGGGGCCGGTGACACCGGCGCCTACCTGGTCCAGCACCCGGACGTGAACAAGGTGGCCTTCACCGGCTCCACCGAGGTGGGCCGGGAGATCGCCCGCGCGGTGTCCGGCACCGCCAAGCGGCTCACCCTGGAGCTGGGCGGCAAGGCGGCCAACATCGTCTTCGACGACGCCCCGATCGACCAGGCCGTCGAGGGCATCGTCAACGGCATCTTCTTCAACCAGGGGCACGTCTGCTGCGCGGGCTCGCGGCTGCTGGTCCAGGAGTCCGTCGCCGACGAGTTGCTGGTCTCGCTGAAACGGCGGATGGCCACGCTGCGGGTGGGCGACCCGCTGGACAAGAACACCGACATCGGCGCGATCAATTCGGCCGCACAGCTCACCCGTATTACCGAATTGTCGGAAATTGGCGCATCCGAGGGCGCCGAGCGCTGGTCGCCGGAGTGCACGCTGCCGGACCGGGGCTTCTGGTTCGCGCCGACGATCTTCACCGGGGTCACCCAGGCGCACCGGATCGCCCGCGAGGAGATCTTCGGCCCGGTGCTGTCGGTGCTCACCTTCCGTACTCCGGAGGAGGCCGTCGCCAAGGCCAACAACACTCCGTACGGGCTCTCCGCCGGCATCTGGACCGAGAAGGGCTCGCGGATCCTCGCCGTGGCCGACAAACTGCGGGCCGGTGTGGTGTGGGCCAACACGTTCAACAAGTTCGACCCGGCGTCGCCGTTCGGCGGCTACAAGGAATCCGGCTACGGCCGGGAGGGCGGCCGGCACGGCCTGGAGGCGTACCTTGCCTAAGTCATCTTCCGTGAAGGCCCCCGCCGAGCCGGGCCGGCTTTCCGTACGCAAGACCTACAAGCTCTACATCGGCGGCGCCTTTCCTCGCAGCGAGTCAGGACGGACCTACCTGGTGGACGGCGACAACGTGGCGCTCGCATCCCGCAAGGACGCCCGGGACGCGGTGCTCGCCGCCCGGTCCGCCCAGCCCAAGTGGGCCGGCGCCACGGCGTACAACCGGGGTCAGGTCCTCTACCGGATCGCCGAGATGATGGAGGCCCGGCGCGCCGAGTTCACCGCGCTGGGCGTCCGGTCGTCCGAGCTGTCGGCGGCCGTCGACCGCTGGGTCTGGTACGCGGGGTGGTCCGACAAGATCGCCCAGGTCGCCGGCGGCGCCAACCCGGTGGCCGGGCCGTTCTTCAACATCTCCGCCCCGGAGCCCACCGGCGTCGTCGCCGTGGTCGCCCCGCCCTCGCTGCTCGGGCTGGTCAGCGTGATCGCCCCGGCGATCGTGACCGGCAACACGGTGGTCGTCCTGGCCGCCGGCCCGCAGGTGGCGATCACCCTGGCCGAGGTGCTGGCCACCTCGGACGTACCGGGCGGCGTGGTGAACCTCCTCACCGGCCGGTACGCGGAGACCGCGCCGTGGCTCGCCTCGCACGACGACGTGAACGCCATCGATCTCACCGGCGTCGACCACCCCGACGTGGCCATCGAGCTGGAACGCGCCGCGGCGGGCACGCTGAAACGGGTGATCCGGCCGGTGACCGGCGGTGTCGACTTCACCGCCGACCCCGGGCTCCGCCCGATGACCGCTCTGCTGGAGACCAAGACGGTGTGGCACCCGAAGGGCTACTGACGACATCAGTTCGGATGGCGCTGGGGACGGGGCGGATGTCACACAGCGTTGCCGACTAGGGTGTGTGCCCAGAGTCACCCGTCCCGCCACCCCCAGATCACCCGGAGGTCACCGTGACCAGCCAGTCCGACGAGCCCGAGGCGTCCGCGCCGGTGGCCGAGAAGCCCTCGTCCGAGGGGACTTCCGGGCGGGAGCTTTGGGAGCATGTCCGCGTCTCGCCGGTGGAGATCGCGCTGCCGGCCGGGGTGGCGCTGACCCTCCGGGCGTACCGGAAGGCGTCCGAGCTCACGCCCACCGAGGTCCAGATCGATGAGGACGACCCGTTCGAGGCCCGCAAGCGGCGTGCCGAGGAGAACGAGGAAGAGGTCATCGTCGACGAGGAGTACCAGGCACTCCTCACCGAGGGCGAAGCGGAGGAGGGCAAATCCACCGAGGAGCCGGACCCGGCTGACTTCGAGGACGAGCCCGCGGCCCAGGCGGATGACGAGGAGGTGCCCATGTTCCTCAGTCACAAGGGCCGCCTGCTCGCCTTCAAGACGCCCGAATCGCTCGTCTCCTTCCTTCGTTCGGGTGCTCCGCACGATCTCGCACAATTGGACACCTGGGGTGACCTGGCCGAGCGGGTACAGTCGAGCGACATCGACCCGCAGCCGGAGGACCGTTACGAGCTCGATCTCGTGGTGGAGAACCTGCGCGGCGGACATGACACGTGGGACCTGCCGCTGCTCATCAACGCCGGCGAGATCGCCCGCGACCTGGGGTATGCACTCCGTATCAAGCCGGTGATCCTGGCGCTGTCGCCCGGTTCACCTCTCGACGATCTCGACGAGTCCCTCCGGACCTCGGAGAAGGGCGGGATGGGCGGATTCTTCGGTCGCCGCCGATTGAAGAAAATCGGGGCACAACAGGCGAGTCTCGGCTGGCGTTCGGTGATCGGCAAGATCTCTGCCGCTGTGGACTGGCGTGACTGACCGATTACCAGGGAATATCAATCCTTGGCCACAGAGAAGCACTCCCGGGGAGGAGGACGACGCCGTGGCGCTCGTGCGCGTGTACTGCGGTCTCGCGTCGGCTGATGATTCGGTGCGTACGGCCTCGGCCGCACCACTGACCGTCGCCGTGGTGGACGACGCAGGCCGGCTGCTCGGCGTCCATGAGATCAGCGACGACCCGGCCGGCTACGCCCAGCTGGGGACGCTGCTCGTGGAGCGGACGACGGGCTTCAGCGACGCGGCGGTCGCCGCCGACAGCGACGACCACGTCGTGACGTCACTCCTCACCGCGGCGGGCCGGCCACTCGTGGTCGTCGACGACGACGGGGCCGACGACTTCGCCGAACGCTTCTCCGACGACGACTCTCCCGAGGAGATCGCGGCGCCTGCGGCCGCCCGGCGGGCCGTCGGCCTGGCCCGGGCGCTGCAGGCCGGCGCGATCGCCGCGGTCACCCTGCCCGCTCCCCGGGAGCTCGTCAGCTACAAGCCGGTCCTCGCCGCCCATGTGGCGATGCTGGGCGGCCGGAACGCGGCGGCCGTCGCCCTGCGCGAGGTCCTCCGCGAGCTCTACCCGGCGGCCCTCCGGGCGTACCCGGATCCCGCCCACCCCGTCTGCATGGCCGTGCTCGACGCGGTGCCCGAGCCCGGCCGGCTGACCGGCCGGGCCGGCGACACCGACCAGGTTCTGCGGGAGATCACCGCCGAGCTGGTCCGCGCCGGCGCCGGGTCCTCCGGCGAGGTCGGGTCCGCCGTCACCGCCCTCCAGGTCGCGATCAGCGAGTCCCCGCGCCGGGGCGGCGTCAACAAGTCCCTCGCCCCCGCCGCGGCCGAGTCGGTCCGCCAGGCGATCTCGGCCATCCGCTCCTGCGACGCCGCCTGCGCCGCCCTGGTCGGCACGCTCGACGCCCGGGCCACCCCGCCGCTCACCGGACCGAACG includes these proteins:
- the upp gene encoding uracil phosphoribosyltransferase: MDVLVVDHPLAQTRLTAMRRTGTDSGVFRASLHELTTMVVYEAARLFAVEKYPIETPVAATEGTRLANPPLIVPVLRAGLGMADAALALLPESSMGFVGLARDEETHEPRAYMESLPGDLTGQPVLVLDPMLATGGSLLHCCRLLADRGCTDIIICCVLAAPEGVDRLRDSGLPLRLVTASIDQGLNEKAYIVPGLGDAGDRQFGGMRRF
- the deoC gene encoding deoxyribose-phosphate aldolase, translating into MTVTAAAELSDLRSFLHGLPGVDKVGVEARAAALATRSIKTSSKAKAIDLAIRMVDLTTLEGADTPGKVRALCAKARRPDPADPTCPPAAAICVYPAMVKVAAEALSGSGVHLASVATAFPSGQAPLEVKLADTREAVADGADEIDMVISRGAFLAGEYTRVFDEIAAVKEACGGAHLKVILETGELATYDNIRRASWLAMLAGADFIKTSTGKVTVNATLPITLVMLEAVRDFRARHGRIIGVKPAGGIKTTKDAIKYLVLINETVGDDWLNPDRFRFGASSLLNDLLMQRTKLTTGHYAGPDYFTLD
- a CDS encoding aldehyde dehydrogenase family protein produces the protein MFEYAPAPESRSVVDIAGSYGLFIDGAFDGGKDGNVFKTVNPATEEVLAEVAAAGPEDVDRAVAAARRAFGPWSALPGAERAKYLFRIARIIQERSRELAVLESLDNGKPIKESRDVDLPLVAAHFFYYAGWADKLAYAGFGPDPRPIGVAGQVIPWNFPLLMLAWKIAPALATGNTVVLKPAETTPLSALFFADVCRQAELPPGVVNIVTGAGDTGAYLVQHPDVNKVAFTGSTEVGREIARAVSGTAKRLTLELGGKAANIVFDDAPIDQAVEGIVNGIFFNQGHVCCAGSRLLVQESVADELLVSLKRRMATLRVGDPLDKNTDIGAINSAAQLTRITELSEIGASEGAERWSPECTLPDRGFWFAPTIFTGVTQAHRIAREEIFGPVLSVLTFRTPEEAVAKANNTPYGLSAGIWTEKGSRILAVADKLRAGVVWANTFNKFDPASPFGGYKESGYGREGGRHGLEAYLA
- a CDS encoding aldehyde dehydrogenase family protein; this encodes MKAPAEPGRLSVRKTYKLYIGGAFPRSESGRTYLVDGDNVALASRKDARDAVLAARSAQPKWAGATAYNRGQVLYRIAEMMEARRAEFTALGVRSSELSAAVDRWVWYAGWSDKIAQVAGGANPVAGPFFNISAPEPTGVVAVVAPPSLLGLVSVIAPAIVTGNTVVVLAAGPQVAITLAEVLATSDVPGGVVNLLTGRYAETAPWLASHDDVNAIDLTGVDHPDVAIELERAAAGTLKRVIRPVTGGVDFTADPGLRPMTALLETKTVWHPKGY
- a CDS encoding DNA primase — translated: MTSQSDEPEASAPVAEKPSSEGTSGRELWEHVRVSPVEIALPAGVALTLRAYRKASELTPTEVQIDEDDPFEARKRRAEENEEEVIVDEEYQALLTEGEAEEGKSTEEPDPADFEDEPAAQADDEEVPMFLSHKGRLLAFKTPESLVSFLRSGAPHDLAQLDTWGDLAERVQSSDIDPQPEDRYELDLVVENLRGGHDTWDLPLLINAGEIARDLGYALRIKPVILALSPGSPLDDLDESLRTSEKGGMGGFFGRRRLKKIGAQQASLGWRSVIGKISAAVDWRD